From Caldicellulosiruptor hydrothermalis 108, a single genomic window includes:
- a CDS encoding sodium:calcium antiporter: MVAGYVLKLIISLFVILLGCTFFTNAVEWFGKKLNLADGAVGSILAAVGTALPETIIPIIAILFSKGESSHQVGIGAIAGAPFMLGTLAFFITGLAVIVYTLLKKRTLKMNVDLSVFERDLTYFMIVYGIAVATTFIHNHKVIRTIIAFILFVAYLIYVKKTLADESENEETQELEELYFTRFLKLPNNLLWISVQLILSLAIIIFGAHLFVEYVQKVATLIGISTLVLSIIITPIATELPEKLNSVIWIGKKKDTLAIGNITGAMVFQSSVPVVFGIIFTPWNLKGITMVSAILAFSSAVLNLLWVKIRKNVNPFALLFGGVLYLIFIAYVFWI, translated from the coding sequence ATGGTAGCAGGATATGTCTTGAAACTGATTATTTCTCTATTTGTTATACTTTTGGGGTGTACCTTTTTTACAAATGCAGTAGAATGGTTTGGGAAAAAACTCAATCTTGCAGATGGAGCTGTTGGAAGTATTTTAGCGGCAGTTGGCACAGCTTTGCCAGAAACCATTATACCCATTATTGCCATTCTTTTTTCAAAGGGTGAAAGTTCTCACCAAGTTGGAATTGGTGCGATTGCAGGTGCACCTTTTATGCTGGGAACACTTGCATTCTTTATCACAGGGCTGGCAGTTATAGTTTACACATTGCTCAAAAAAAGAACCCTAAAAATGAATGTTGACCTGAGTGTGTTTGAAAGAGACCTTACCTACTTTATGATTGTCTATGGCATTGCTGTTGCCACAACTTTTATACACAACCATAAGGTTATAAGAACAATAATTGCCTTTATTCTTTTTGTTGCTTATCTTATCTATGTAAAAAAGACGCTTGCGGATGAGTCTGAAAATGAAGAAACTCAAGAGCTTGAAGAGCTGTATTTCACAAGGTTTTTAAAACTTCCAAACAACCTTCTTTGGATAAGCGTCCAGCTTATTTTGTCACTTGCTATAATAATCTTTGGTGCACACCTTTTTGTTGAATATGTCCAGAAAGTTGCCACTTTGATTGGAATCTCAACACTTGTTCTTTCAATCATCATAACACCAATTGCAACAGAGCTTCCTGAAAAGCTGAATTCTGTAATATGGATTGGCAAGAAAAAAGACACCCTTGCAATTGGAAACATAACAGGTGCTATGGTGTTCCAGTCATCTGTCCCTGTTGTTTTTGGTATAATCTTTACACCCTGGAACTTGAAAGGAATTACAATGGTATCTGCGATTTTGGCTTTTTCGTCTGCTGTTTTAAATCTTTTGTGGGTTAAAATTAGAAAGAATGTCAATCCATTTGCGCTTTTGTTTGGTGGAGTGCTGTATCTTATATTTATAGCTTATGTTTTCTGGATATAA
- a CDS encoding calcium-translocating P-type ATPase, SERCA-type, with protein MNQNFSDFHSKTIKTILENLKTSLNGLSYQEAEERLKVYGKNVIEEGKKKSIFALFLEQFKNVMVLVLFAAAIISILLGEAADAAIILAVLVINAVFGVAQELKAEKAIDALKKLNMPYAKVYRDGHLMQIKTDEIVVGDIIEIEAGDIVPADLRLIESFNLKIDESALTGESVPVEKDANDVLDQSTPLAERTNMAFMGTIVTYGRAKGVVVSTGMKTEIGKIANFVNLQSAIDTKTPLHEKLEEIGKYLTVGILAIAFIVFVTGLLYRRDVFEMFLTAVSLAVAAIPEGLPAVVTIVLAIGVQRMAKRNAIIRRLSSIETLGRVEVICSDKTGTLTQNKMNVVKVYCNDNLSENLEHEDNATKTLLRIMALCNDVKLDLVDKQPQFIGDPTEIALVKFAYEKGLNKNAIEKVFKRVYEIPFDSVRKMMTTVHQVKNDEKLLVFSKGAVDVIINKCKFIMVNDEILPLDENTHQKILQANKEMSSNALRVLAFAYKEIDKNELEDKNAIEDTLIFIGLVGMIDPPRKEAYGAVEVCYQAGITPVMITGDHKDTALAIAKELKIIDTSKDELSQVLTGTEIEKLDDQQLKERVKEVRVYARVSPEHKLRIVSSWKSHGKIVAMTGDGVNDAPALKAADIGIGMGITGTDVTKNVSDVILADDNFATIVAAVEEGRKIYDNIRKTIQFLLSSNIGEVVTLFFATLLNWVVLYPIHILWVNLVTDTFPALALGMEKAESDVMKRKPKKTSENIFAGGLGFSILYQGLLKGLITLLVFFIGNKLYGHKTAITMTFMTLSLIQLTHAYNVRSNINSLFKMGVFSNKYLNLAFIASFLLQVVVLLVPPLRELFRLSYLNFSQWAMVIVASLSIIPIVEVVKYFTRHFHKE; from the coding sequence TTGAATCAAAATTTTTCTGATTTTCACTCTAAAACTATTAAGACCATTTTGGAGAATCTTAAAACCAGTTTAAACGGACTTTCCTATCAAGAGGCAGAAGAAAGACTTAAAGTATATGGAAAAAACGTAATTGAAGAAGGAAAAAAGAAATCCATATTTGCTCTTTTCCTGGAACAATTCAAGAATGTAATGGTACTTGTATTGTTTGCTGCAGCTATAATCTCAATTCTTCTTGGCGAAGCAGCAGATGCCGCAATCATCTTGGCAGTACTGGTCATCAACGCAGTCTTTGGAGTTGCCCAAGAGTTAAAAGCTGAAAAAGCGATTGATGCCCTCAAAAAACTTAATATGCCATATGCAAAGGTTTACAGAGATGGACACCTGATGCAGATTAAAACCGATGAAATAGTAGTTGGTGATATAATTGAGATTGAAGCGGGGGATATTGTTCCAGCAGACTTGAGGCTCATTGAAAGCTTCAATCTTAAAATTGATGAGTCAGCTTTAACTGGAGAATCTGTCCCTGTTGAAAAAGATGCAAATGACGTTCTTGACCAGTCAACACCTCTTGCAGAAAGAACCAATATGGCTTTTATGGGAACAATTGTAACATATGGTCGAGCAAAAGGCGTGGTTGTTTCAACAGGCATGAAAACAGAGATAGGCAAAATTGCAAACTTTGTCAACCTCCAATCTGCAATTGATACTAAAACTCCTCTTCATGAGAAGTTAGAAGAAATCGGGAAATATCTCACAGTTGGAATTTTGGCTATAGCATTTATTGTGTTTGTGACAGGATTGCTTTACAGGCGAGATGTATTTGAAATGTTTTTGACAGCTGTGTCATTGGCTGTTGCTGCAATCCCTGAAGGACTTCCCGCTGTTGTCACAATTGTTTTGGCAATTGGTGTTCAAAGAATGGCAAAGCGAAATGCTATAATAAGAAGACTGTCTTCAATTGAAACATTAGGAAGAGTAGAAGTTATTTGTTCTGACAAAACTGGGACACTTACTCAAAACAAGATGAATGTTGTGAAAGTCTATTGTAATGATAACTTGAGCGAAAATCTTGAACATGAAGATAATGCAACTAAAACCCTTCTTAGAATAATGGCACTTTGTAATGACGTCAAACTGGATCTGGTTGACAAACAACCTCAGTTTATAGGTGACCCTACCGAAATTGCCTTGGTAAAATTTGCTTATGAAAAGGGATTGAACAAGAACGCCATCGAAAAGGTTTTTAAAAGAGTGTACGAAATACCTTTTGACTCTGTAAGAAAGATGATGACAACTGTACACCAGGTCAAAAATGATGAAAAACTTTTGGTATTTTCCAAAGGTGCTGTCGATGTGATAATTAATAAGTGTAAGTTTATAATGGTAAATGATGAAATACTCCCCCTTGACGAAAATACACACCAAAAAATCTTGCAGGCAAACAAAGAAATGTCCTCCAATGCGCTCAGAGTATTAGCTTTTGCTTACAAAGAAATTGATAAAAATGAGTTAGAAGATAAAAATGCTATTGAAGATACCCTCATCTTTATAGGACTTGTTGGAATGATTGACCCGCCAAGGAAAGAAGCTTATGGAGCAGTTGAGGTCTGCTACCAAGCAGGAATAACACCTGTGATGATAACAGGAGACCACAAAGATACAGCTTTAGCCATTGCAAAAGAATTAAAAATAATTGATACAAGCAAAGATGAACTTTCGCAAGTTTTGACAGGTACTGAAATTGAGAAATTAGATGACCAGCAGCTAAAAGAAAGAGTAAAAGAAGTGAGAGTATATGCAAGAGTCTCTCCTGAGCACAAATTAAGAATTGTAAGCAGTTGGAAAAGTCATGGCAAAATAGTTGCTATGACAGGTGATGGGGTAAACGACGCACCTGCTTTGAAGGCAGCTGACATTGGAATTGGTATGGGAATAACCGGAACTGATGTTACCAAAAACGTGTCTGATGTTATTTTAGCAGATGATAACTTTGCCACTATTGTTGCAGCTGTTGAAGAAGGAAGAAAGATTTATGACAATATACGAAAAACCATACAGTTTTTGCTTTCTTCAAATATTGGAGAGGTTGTAACATTGTTCTTTGCAACACTTTTAAACTGGGTAGTATTGTATCCAATTCATATCCTGTGGGTAAATCTTGTGACTGATACGTTCCCTGCTTTAGCACTTGGTATGGAAAAAGCAGAAAGTGATGTAATGAAGAGAAAACCAAAGAAAACTTCAGAAAATATATTTGCAGGTGGACTTGGCTTTTCAATTCTCTATCAGGGCTTGCTAAAAGGTTTGATAACATTACTGGTATTCTTTATTGGAAACAAACTATATGGTCACAAAACTGCAATCACCATGACTTTCATGACACTTAGCCTCATACAACTTACACATGCATACAATGTGCGTTCAAACATCAATTCGCTATTCAAAATGGGTGTGTTTTCAAACAAATATTTAAATCTTGCTTTTATAGCCTCATTTTTGCTTCAGGTTGTAGTGCTATTAGTTCCTCCGCTGAGAGAGCTATTTAGGCTCTCTTACCTCAATTTTTCACAGTGGGCAATGGTAATTGTTGCGTCACTTTCTATTATCCCTATTGTGGAAGTTGTAAAGTATTTCACACGGCACTTCCATAAAGAATAA
- a CDS encoding cupin domain-containing protein yields the protein MPKRNIREEPVMFGDPGFSSWGIAYYKKGQKNIVEKHAHDCDEYYFVLEGKLKVISEDKEYILEKGDMLWTRMGDFHEIVEVLEDTTMFWLEGPLMGKKRKGHQYEL from the coding sequence ATGCCAAAGCGAAATATTAGAGAAGAACCTGTCATGTTTGGTGACCCGGGATTTTCTTCATGGGGTATAGCCTATTACAAAAAAGGGCAGAAAAACATTGTAGAAAAACATGCTCACGACTGTGATGAGTACTATTTTGTACTTGAAGGTAAATTAAAAGTGATTTCAGAAGACAAGGAATACATACTTGAAAAAGGTGATATGCTCTGGACAAGGATGGGCGATTTTCATGAAATTGTAGAAGTTTTAGAGGACACAACAATGTTTTGGTTAGAAGGCCCTTTGATGGGCAAAAAGCGAAAAGGACATCAGTATGAGCTATAA
- a CDS encoding class II glutamine amidotransferase, which produces MLREGQVRIPSGCAISGFINKKGVRISGTDIINSIAIMKERGNGLGGGFAAYGIYPDRKDWYAFHLFFDDIKAKEDTEHFLNQNFEILESEVIPTRKVSSIQNSPIVWRYFVKPLEKRLRDTEKTEEDFVVDSVMFINSKIDGAYVFSSGKNMGAFKGVGYPEDIGEFFRIDEYKAYIWTAHSRFPTNTPGWWGGAHPFTLLDWSIVHNGEISSYGTNYRYLEMFGYKCTLRTDTEVMAYLFDLLLRRHKLSVEIAAKALAAPFWSVIDRQDEKEREKLRAIRAVYASCLVNGPFSIILGFSNGILALNDRIKLRPLVAAQKGDFVYVASEEAAIREICKDPEKVWMPKGGEPVYVTLDEGVIV; this is translated from the coding sequence TTGTTAAGGGAAGGGCAAGTTAGAATTCCGTCTGGTTGTGCTATTTCGGGGTTTATTAACAAAAAAGGTGTGAGAATTTCTGGCACAGACATCATCAATTCCATTGCCATCATGAAAGAAAGAGGAAATGGACTTGGTGGTGGATTTGCAGCGTATGGAATCTATCCAGACAGAAAAGATTGGTATGCTTTTCACCTATTTTTTGATGATATAAAAGCAAAAGAGGATACAGAGCACTTTTTAAACCAGAACTTTGAGATATTGGAAAGCGAAGTAATTCCAACAAGAAAGGTTTCAAGCATTCAAAACAGCCCAATTGTCTGGAGATATTTTGTAAAGCCGCTTGAGAAAAGATTGAGAGATACAGAAAAAACAGAAGAGGACTTTGTTGTTGACAGTGTAATGTTCATAAACAGCAAGATTGACGGTGCATATGTATTTTCAAGTGGCAAGAACATGGGTGCATTCAAAGGCGTTGGATATCCAGAGGACATAGGCGAGTTTTTCAGGATTGATGAATATAAAGCATATATCTGGACAGCGCATTCAAGATTCCCAACAAACACGCCAGGCTGGTGGGGCGGAGCTCACCCCTTTACCCTGCTTGACTGGTCAATTGTCCACAATGGCGAGATTTCATCATATGGAACAAATTATAGATACTTAGAGATGTTCGGTTACAAGTGTACACTCAGAACTGACACTGAGGTCATGGCATACCTTTTTGACCTTCTTTTGAGAAGGCACAAGCTTTCTGTTGAGATTGCAGCCAAAGCCCTGGCAGCTCCGTTTTGGAGTGTGATTGACAGGCAGGATGAAAAAGAAAGAGAAAAGCTCAGAGCAATAAGAGCAGTGTATGCATCTTGTTTAGTAAATGGTCCGTTTTCGATAATCTTGGGATTTTCAAATGGGATACTAGCGCTTAACGATAGAATAAAGCTGCGACCGCTTGTTGCTGCACAAAAAGGTGATTTTGTATATGTTGCATCAGAAGAGGCAGCAATAAGAGAAATCTGCAAAGACCCTGAAAAGGTTTGGATGCCCAAAGGCGGAGAGCCTGTATATGTTACTTTGGACGAAGGGGTGATAGTATGA
- a CDS encoding glutamate synthase-related protein: MISLYENEFEVVRDETKCIRCKVCVRQCANEVHEYDEEEDRVVADSSKCVACHRCVVMCPTKALTIKKTENAFKENANWTPAYINEIYKQAETGGILLTGMGNDKPIPIYWDRLLINASQVTNPSIDPLREPMELKTFIGRKPDKLEFDENGNLKTKLPPQLELEVPIMFSAMSFGSISLNACESLAAAAVEVGTYWNTGEGGLHQKLYKYKERAIVQCASGRFGVDVDYLNAGAAIEIKIGQGAKPGIGGHLPGEKVGEEVSRTRMIPIGSDAISPAPHHDIYSIEDLRQLIFALKEATNYTKPVGVKIAAVHNVAAIASGIARAGADFITIDGVRGGTGAAPLRIRDNVGIPIELALAAVDSRLREEGIRNQVSIIVAGSIRNSADVVKAIALGADAVYIGTAALISLGCHVCQKCHTGKCNWGIATQDPVLVKRLNPEIGARRAANLLKAWSHEIKEMLGLMGINALESLRGNRLMLRAVGLTEKEMEILGVKHAGEGV; this comes from the coding sequence ATGATTTCACTATATGAAAATGAGTTTGAGGTTGTAAGGGACGAAACAAAGTGCATTCGCTGTAAAGTGTGTGTAAGACAGTGTGCAAACGAAGTTCATGAATATGATGAAGAGGAAGACAGAGTAGTTGCAGACTCATCAAAGTGTGTTGCATGCCACAGATGTGTTGTTATGTGCCCAACAAAGGCGCTTACCATCAAAAAGACAGAAAATGCATTCAAAGAAAATGCTAACTGGACTCCAGCTTATATAAATGAAATATACAAACAGGCAGAGACAGGCGGAATACTTTTAACTGGCATGGGAAATGATAAACCAATACCAATTTACTGGGATAGGTTACTCATAAACGCAAGCCAAGTTACAAATCCGTCAATTGACCCGCTGAGAGAGCCAATGGAGCTGAAAACCTTTATTGGCAGAAAACCTGACAAGCTTGAGTTTGACGAGAACGGAAATCTAAAAACAAAGCTTCCGCCACAGCTTGAATTAGAGGTACCTATTATGTTCTCTGCAATGTCGTTTGGTTCTATTTCACTAAACGCTTGCGAATCTTTGGCAGCAGCAGCTGTTGAAGTAGGAACATATTGGAACACAGGCGAAGGAGGACTTCATCAGAAACTCTATAAATACAAAGAAAGAGCAATTGTTCAGTGTGCATCAGGAAGATTTGGTGTTGACGTTGACTATTTGAACGCAGGTGCGGCAATTGAGATAAAGATTGGTCAGGGTGCAAAGCCGGGAATTGGCGGGCACCTTCCTGGTGAAAAGGTTGGTGAAGAGGTATCAAGAACAAGAATGATTCCAATTGGCTCTGATGCTATTTCACCGGCTCCGCACCATGATATTTATTCAATTGAGGATTTGCGCCAGCTAATCTTTGCTTTAAAAGAAGCAACAAACTATACAAAACCTGTTGGTGTTAAAATTGCAGCTGTTCACAACGTTGCAGCAATTGCCTCTGGTATTGCAAGGGCTGGTGCTGACTTTATCACAATCGATGGTGTCAGAGGCGGGACAGGTGCTGCTCCACTTAGAATAAGGGACAATGTTGGTATACCTATTGAGTTAGCGCTTGCAGCAGTTGACTCAAGACTTAGAGAGGAAGGAATTAGAAACCAGGTATCAATCATTGTTGCAGGTTCAATTAGAAACAGCGCAGATGTTGTGAAGGCTATAGCACTTGGTGCTGATGCGGTCTACATTGGAACAGCAGCGCTAATTTCACTGGGATGCCATGTTTGCCAGAAGTGTCATACAGGAAAGTGTAACTGGGGTATTGCAACACAGGACCCTGTTTTGGTAAAAAGACTCAATCCTGAGATTGGAGCAAGAAGAGCAGCAAACCTTTTGAAGGCTTGGAGCCATGAGATAAAAGAGATGCTTGGTCTTATGGGAATAAATGCGTTGGAGAGCCTAAGAGGTAACAGACTTATGCTCAGAGCAGTTGGACTTACAGAGAAAGAAATGGAAATTCTGGGTGTCAAGCATGCAGGAGAGGGGGTATAG
- a CDS encoding 4Fe-4S dicluster domain-containing protein, translating into MARKIFPKEDVCVGCHLCEVYCVYAHSKYKKPNAKAHELVKLYIKHKDSKPTPRILVEEKSGTWTTFALQCRHCDDAPCTKACITGAMKRLEDGRIVCDEEKCVGCWSCIMACPHGAVRRGENKKAASKCDLCLELGEPACVKNCPNEALEIKEV; encoded by the coding sequence TTGGCAAGGAAGATTTTCCCGAAAGAAGATGTATGTGTTGGGTGCCACCTGTGCGAGGTTTACTGTGTGTATGCTCACTCTAAATACAAAAAACCAAATGCGAAGGCTCATGAGCTTGTAAAGCTTTATATAAAACATAAAGATTCAAAACCAACACCGAGAATTTTGGTTGAAGAAAAAAGCGGAACATGGACCACATTTGCCCTGCAGTGCAGGCACTGCGATGATGCTCCATGTACAAAGGCGTGTATTACAGGTGCAATGAAGAGGCTTGAAGATGGAAGAATAGTGTGTGATGAGGAAAAGTGTGTTGGGTGCTGGTCGTGTATAATGGCATGCCCGCATGGAGCAGTAAGGCGTGGGGAGAACAAAAAAGCAGCGTCTAAATGTGATTTGTGTTTAGAGCTGGGCGAGCCTGCGTGCGTTAAAAACTGTCCAAACGAGGCCCTTGAAATCAAAGAGGTCTAA
- a CDS encoding NAD(P)/FAD-dependent oxidoreductase gives MKYVIIGNSVAACGCIEAIRKVDTQNPIVVISDEKYRVYSRPLISYYLGGKVDESKMYIRDEDYYEKNKVETKLGKKAVAVDFKNKEVILDDGEKVKYDKLLIATGGKPFIPPTKGSEAKNVFTFIKFDDVKAIDEAIKNGAKKAVVIGAGLSGLKAAEALIKRNLDVTVVELANRILGSILDLEASRIVQDELEKHGIVFKLETSVDEIIGDGKVERVKLKNGEVLDADIVVFAIGVVPNIDFLKGTDLKINRGIVVDNRMQTNIEDVFAAGDCAEGYDFVFEQQRVIPIWPNAYNQGETAGYNMAGAQKTFDRGFPMNSIGFFDVHMITAGIVVPNSDDIEVLAKHDKEKNTYRKIYLKNGRVVGFMFINSIDRAGMITNMIKEGFNVESIKHRLLDEDFGYLDLPKEIRQEKILGGAKA, from the coding sequence ATGAAGTATGTTATAATAGGCAATTCTGTTGCTGCATGTGGATGCATTGAGGCGATAAGAAAAGTTGACACGCAAAACCCTATTGTTGTTATATCAGATGAAAAGTACAGGGTATATTCAAGACCACTCATTTCTTACTACCTTGGCGGGAAAGTTGACGAGAGCAAGATGTATATCAGAGATGAGGACTACTATGAGAAAAACAAGGTAGAAACAAAGCTTGGCAAAAAAGCGGTAGCAGTTGATTTCAAGAACAAAGAAGTTATACTTGACGATGGTGAAAAGGTAAAATACGATAAACTCTTGATTGCAACAGGCGGGAAGCCTTTCATCCCGCCAACAAAAGGGTCTGAAGCTAAAAATGTGTTTACATTCATAAAGTTTGATGATGTAAAGGCGATAGATGAGGCTATCAAAAATGGTGCAAAAAAGGCAGTAGTCATTGGTGCGGGACTCAGCGGGCTCAAAGCGGCAGAAGCCCTCATCAAAAGGAATTTAGATGTAACTGTTGTTGAGCTTGCAAACAGGATTTTGGGTTCTATACTGGATTTGGAAGCGTCAAGGATAGTCCAGGACGAGCTTGAAAAGCATGGTATAGTTTTTAAGCTTGAAACATCTGTTGATGAGATAATAGGCGATGGCAAGGTTGAAAGAGTAAAACTCAAAAATGGTGAGGTTTTAGATGCCGACATAGTTGTGTTTGCGATAGGTGTTGTACCAAACATCGATTTTTTGAAAGGGACAGATCTTAAAATCAACCGCGGAATTGTTGTTGATAACAGAATGCAGACAAACATAGAGGATGTGTTTGCAGCAGGGGATTGTGCAGAAGGATACGACTTTGTGTTTGAGCAGCAAAGGGTAATTCCAATCTGGCCAAATGCTTATAATCAAGGTGAGACAGCAGGGTATAACATGGCAGGGGCCCAAAAGACATTTGACAGAGGATTTCCAATGAACTCAATAGGATTTTTTGATGTTCACATGATAACAGCAGGGATTGTTGTGCCAAACTCTGATGATATAGAAGTTTTGGCAAAACATGATAAGGAAAAAAATACTTACAGAAAGATATATCTTAAAAATGGCAGAGTTGTTGGTTTTATGTTTATAAACTCAATTGACAGAGCTGGTATGATAACTAATATGATAAAAGAAGGCTTTAACGTTGAGAGTATAAAACACAGGCTTCTTGACGAGGACTTTGGATATTTAGATTTGCCAAAGGAAATAAGGCAAGAGAAGATTTTAGGGGGTGCAAAAGCTTAA
- a CDS encoding GltB/FmdC/FwdC-like GXGXG domain-containing protein has translation MNLHKLTIDAKGIHYKELNEMIENALNEGYKEIDLINVNGQRYIGDGLTFPDRKLNIYGTPGNDMAAFMNGLTIEVFANGQDGIGNTMNAGKIIVHGSAGDIIGYGMRGGEIFIKGDVGYRVGIHMKEYQDKIPVLVVGGKAGDFLGEYMAGGRIIVLGLTLKDGEPITGLYCGTGMHGGVMYLRGQLQPYQLGKEVKVVDMEEEDYKFIDKYVTEFVKLFGYSKEYIMSKPFYKLIPYNKRPYGKLYAY, from the coding sequence ATGAATCTTCATAAGCTTACCATAGATGCAAAAGGCATACATTACAAAGAATTGAATGAGATGATAGAAAACGCTCTGAATGAAGGATATAAAGAGATAGATTTGATAAACGTAAACGGCCAGCGCTACATTGGCGATGGTTTAACATTTCCGGACAGGAAACTTAACATCTATGGCACCCCTGGAAACGATATGGCTGCGTTCATGAACGGACTTACAATTGAGGTATTTGCAAATGGTCAGGATGGTATTGGAAACACCATGAATGCGGGCAAAATAATAGTTCATGGTTCTGCAGGGGATATTATAGGCTATGGAATGCGCGGCGGCGAGATTTTCATAAAAGGCGACGTTGGTTACAGAGTAGGAATTCACATGAAAGAATATCAAGACAAGATTCCTGTATTGGTGGTTGGCGGGAAAGCAGGAGATTTTCTTGGCGAGTACATGGCAGGTGGAAGGATAATTGTGCTGGGTCTTACATTAAAAGATGGTGAGCCTATAACAGGGCTTTACTGTGGCACAGGTATGCATGGTGGTGTTATGTATCTTCGCGGTCAGCTGCAGCCATACCAGCTTGGGAAAGAGGTTAAAGTTGTTGATATGGAAGAAGAGGATTACAAGTTCATTGACAAATATGTTACAGAGTTTGTAAAGCTTTTTGGATATAGCAAAGAGTATATAATGTCAAAGCCATTTTACAAGCTAATTCCTTACAACAAACGCCCATACGGAAAGCTGTACGCTTATTAA
- a CDS encoding HD domain-containing protein — MDSIDLIALEMIKYFKNDVRRINHALKVFSFARLIGKAEGLDGKKQYILEAAALLHDIGIKVCEQKYNQAAGHLQEIEGPEVAKEILLPMNIEKDILERILFLIGNHHSYSKIDDIDFQILVEADFLVNIYEDSMKLETIKSIKHKYFKTKMGLFMLEKMFEV, encoded by the coding sequence TTGGACTCTATTGATTTAATTGCCTTGGAGATGATAAAATATTTCAAAAATGATGTGAGAAGAATAAACCATGCACTCAAAGTATTTTCATTTGCAAGACTGATTGGAAAGGCGGAAGGTTTGGACGGCAAAAAACAGTATATTTTAGAAGCTGCAGCGCTTTTGCATGATATTGGGATTAAGGTGTGTGAACAGAAATATAACCAGGCAGCAGGTCATCTGCAGGAGATTGAAGGACCAGAGGTTGCAAAAGAAATTTTGCTACCTATGAATATTGAAAAAGATATACTTGAGAGGATACTTTTTCTTATCGGCAACCATCATTCATATTCAAAGATAGATGACATTGATTTTCAAATCCTTGTTGAAGCAGATTTTCTTGTAAATATATATGAAGACTCTATGAAACTCGAAACAATAAAGAGTATAAAGCACAAATACTTCAAAACAAAGATGGGACTTTTCATGCTTGAAAAGATGTTTGAAGTATGA